In Deltaproteobacteria bacterium, the genomic stretch GCCGCACACGGAGACTGGGAAGGCATCCTTCGTGATGAAAATTGTTTCGGCCCCATCCCGAATGACCTCCGGGCTAACCTTACCGCCATTTCCCATTACCACGGGCATGTTCTACCTCGATCTTTGCCCCATAATCCCTTAATCCCTAATCCTGGCGTAACCCTCTGGGGCACTGGAACTCCCCGGCGTGAGCTGCTCCATGTCGACGATCTGGCCGGTGCCTGTGTGTTTCTGATGTGCCGGAGTGATCAGACCTTTGATGATCTGTGTTTCGGAAGGTTCATGGGAGATTCGGCATCTTCTGCTGCGGCTCACGACGAAGGGGTCCGCCTGCCTCTGATCAACGTAGGTTGCGGTACCGATAAGAGCATTAGGGAGCTGGCCGATTCGGTGTCCAGGGTCGTGGGTTTTGAGGGAGAAATCATTTGGGATCGGGAGAAACCTGACGGGACACCACAGAAGCTCCTGGATGTCAGTCGACTCAAGTCGCTCGGCTGGTCGCCGAAGATAGACTTTGAGGCCGGGATAGAGTCGACCTACAGGTGGTACTGCAAGCAGGGCGGTTAGCCCCCGGGAGACCGGTGGTCGGAGATGGCGGTCCGTGTCGATGAGAATAGTCGTTGTTGGAAACCTGGGGATGCTCGGCCGTGATCTTCAGCCGGGCCTTGAGAGGGCGGGGTATCTTGTCCGAGGGTTCGACCTGCCTGAGCTCGACATCAGAAAGCCCAGAGAGGTTCTCGATTGCCTCAAGGAAGCCCGACCCGGAGCGGTAGTCAATTGTGCCGCTTACACGGACGTGGATAGGGCCGAGTCTGAGCCTGGGATCGCTTTTGCCGTGAACCGGGACGGACCGGCCAACCTGGCTGAAGCCTGCCGGACCCTTGGGATTCCTCTTGTGCACCTGTCCACGGACTACGTTTTTGACGGCCGGGCAGGGCGGGCTTACCGAGAGGACGATCCGGCAAATCCCATTAACGTCTACGGCAGGAGCAAATGGGATGGGGAGGAAGCCGTCCGGAGCCGCCTGGATAGACACATCATCCTGCGCACGTCGTGGTTGTTCGGCAGCCACGGCAGGAACTTCGTAAAGACAATGCTCGAGTTGGCCCGAGAGAAAAAGGAGATCAGGGTCGTCGCAGACCAGCATGGATGCCCCACCTGGACAGGCCATCTGGAGGAGGCCATAAGGGTCCTGATCGATAGAATCCGCGCAGGAAGCCCCGGGTTTTCCTGGGGGACTTACCACTTCTGCGGCCGTGGCTCGACCACCTGGTACGGATTTGCAAAGGCCATCGTGGCCGGGAGTCGAGCCTGGGAGGGTTCCGCGGGCCCGAGGGTGGTTCCTGTCACAACCGAAGAGTATCCCACCCCTGCTCGAAGGCCCATGCGGTCGATTCTCGACTGCAGCAAGATCGGCGAGGTCTTCGGCATTGCTGCCCGGCCGTGGAGGGAGGGTTTGAGGGAGGTGCTTCGAGAACTCGGAGTCGTTGCGGGCCGGGGGTCTTTCTTGTAGGGGGAAAGATCCTCGGGAAAGATCCTCAGGAGATCCGGGAGAACACGTCTTCGTCGGTAAGATAACCACGAGCTTCAGCGGATAGCGCAACCGTTTTTCTCAGCTCTTCGAGCTGCTCGAGTCGGAGTTGTCGCCGCAAAGCCTCACGAGCAATTTCACTTCTGTTTCTCCCAGAGCGTTTGGCAGCCTTGGTCAGCAACTCATCGAGATTCTTGTCTAATCGAATAGTCAAAGTAGCAGCCTTCATGTCTTACAGTGTATTACATTTTTCCAGAAGTGTTAAGATCAAGGTCCCGTGGTTTTCGATCAAGGATTCCTATTGGTGGGAGATCA encodes the following:
- the rfbD gene encoding dTDP-4-dehydrorhamnose reductase gives rise to the protein MRIVVVGNLGMLGRDLQPGLERAGYLVRGFDLPELDIRKPREVLDCLKEARPGAVVNCAAYTDVDRAESEPGIAFAVNRDGPANLAEACRTLGIPLVHLSTDYVFDGRAGRAYREDDPANPINVYGRSKWDGEEAVRSRLDRHIILRTSWLFGSHGRNFVKTMLELAREKKEIRVVADQHGCPTWTGHLEEAIRVLIDRIRAGSPGFSWGTYHFCGRGSTTWYGFAKAIVAGSRAWEGSAGPRVVPVTTEEYPTPARRPMRSILDCSKIGEVFGIAARPWREGLREVLRELGVVAGRGSFL
- a CDS encoding NAD-dependent epimerase/dehydratase family protein, producing QAAWKAGVKRLVFLGSSCIYPRDCPQPMREEYLLTGPLEPTNRPYAVAKIAGIIQCEAYNRQYGTRFLAVMPTNLYGPRDNFDLETSHVLPALIRKFHLAKLAAHGDWEGILRDENCFGPIPNDLRANLTAISHYHGHVLPRSLPHNPLIPNPGVTLWGTGTPRRELLHVDDLAGACVFLMCRSDQTFDDLCFGRFMGDSASSAAAHDEGVRLPLINVGCGTDKSIRELADSVSRVVGFEGEIIWDREKPDGTPQKLLDVSRLKSLGWSPKIDFEAGIESTYRWYCKQGG
- a CDS encoding CopG family transcriptional regulator is translated as MKAATLTIRLDKNLDELLTKAAKRSGRNRSEIAREALRRQLRLEQLEELRKTVALSAEARGYLTDEDVFSRIS